One Triticum dicoccoides isolate Atlit2015 ecotype Zavitan chromosome 5B, WEW_v2.0, whole genome shotgun sequence genomic window carries:
- the LOC119306990 gene encoding putative receptor-like protein kinase At4g00960 yields MDLTFQLIEQITKSFSDDQRIGCGAYGEVYKGVHNGEEIAIKKLYNMQGIDDKEFTNEFRNLMKVKHPNIVRLIGYCYEIRHRHVEMNGELVFAKIIERLLCFEYMEGGSLAKHISDESCGLDWPTRYKIIKGICEGLNHLHNGRSDYIYHLDLKPDNILLDKNMMPRIADFGMSRLLASSKTHITQTLKGTLGYMPPESIDKRRITKKYDVFSVGVIILQIMAGAQGYNNCCEMSSPQQFIELVHENWKKRLQRMPMQENTYSIDILAVQRCIELAVRCVEADPVKRPSIMDVVDELNKLDADMKNISLPCQETSDSKDLELDPAL; encoded by the exons ATGGATCTCACGTTCCAGTTGATAGAACAGATTACCAAAAGTTTCTCTGACGATCAAAGAATTGGTTGTGGTGCGTATGGGGAAGTTTACAAG GGAGTGCACAATGGTGAAGAAATTGCCATTAAGAAGCTTTACAACATGCAAGGGATTGATGACAAGGAATTTACAAATGAGTTCCGTAATCTTATGAAGGTCAAGCATCCGAACATCGTACGCTTAATTGGCTACTGCTATGAAATACGACATAGACATGTTGAGATGAACGGAGAACTTGTTTTCGCTAAAATAATAGAGCGACTTCTCTGCTTTGAATATATGGAGGGTGGAAGCCTTGCTAAGCATATTTCTG ATGAATCCTGTGGTCTTGATTGGCCCACTCGATACAAAATCATTAAGGGAATTTGTGAGGGTCTAAATCATCTTCATAATGGGCGGAGTGATTATATTTATCATCTGGATTTGAAACCGGATAATATACTGTTGGATAAAAACATGATGCCTAGGATTGCAGATTTCGGCATGTCAAGACTCTTAGCTTCATCCAAAACCCATATAACTCAAACTCTGAAAGGAACCCT AGGGTACATGCCACCAGAATCCATTGACAAGCGCAGAATCACAAAGAAGTATGATGTGTTCAGTGTTGGTGTCATAATTTTACAAATAATGGCTGGAGCTCAGGGCTACAACAATTGTTGTGAGATGTCTTCTCCCCAACAGTTTATCGAGCTT GTACATGAGAACTGGAAGAAAAGGCTTCAACGGATGCCAATGCAGGAAAATACTTACTCAATTGACATCCTAGCAGTGCAGAGATGTATTGAACTCGCAGTGAGATGTGTGGAGGCCGATCCCGTAAAAAGGCCTAGtataatggacgtcgtcgatgaaCTGAATAAACTAGATGCTGACATGAAGAATATATCACTTCCATGCCAG GAAACTTCTGACTCCAAAGATCTTGAGCTTGATCCAGCCCTCTGA
- the LOC119306989 gene encoding putative disease resistance protein RGA3 produces MTTAKNIRLHILEEITNGFSVDSRIGRGGYGDVYKGVYKGEVIAVKLLHDDPEQVLDDRQFHSEVVNLLRVEHPNIVRLRGYCYEAQYKYVEHEGKDRLCKHMYKVLCFEYMQGGSLDKHLQAQSFAPNWSTCYNIIKGICEGLNFLHGCKPPIFHLDLKPANILLDSSMAPKVADFGLSRLFGRSCTHVTEKIIGTQKYMPPEFIKYGIISPKNDVFSLGVIIIEIMTQSMCTHYSEMGDVKQFIHEVHTNWKNMIEATSEYPSAELHQVQTCIDTAMHCVDPDRNSRPTMADVMDILNKTGIHIPKRQLTDVLPCPTLSPNNTMAKRLKTVTTEVDNIKNENQNFNCMPKDIFNINGQQVLDRETSSDVEQTLIIGRTEEKQKILSILSASIAEEMVILPIHGIGGIGKTTLAQLVFNDTQFHEYSRAWVYVSQKLDLKKIGNSLISQLSKDTSHVADMQIIHSRLVELLAGKRILIVLDDLWEEDPYKLDKLKAMLRLGRGRKVIVVTTRDEAIASKICSTVMPYKLESLTDDMCWTIIKQKSDFKSRVDKKQLKQIGKDIAEKCGGMALAAQSLGYMLSDMTSDQWESVRDSYIWNLSNSEHPSLRNHEVLASLHLSYSHMHERLQSCFLYCAVFSKGRNIVKSDLIHQWIALGFIGPSRILDSMQLCEKYVTQLLGMSFLENSMAFSSDGFFFEKSDRWRDRTETLFVMHDLVHDLARALLADKVNEKGNAVGSNCQYALLTDCSKPLQLSMTSPENIKTLLFLDCGKIELHGCAFSSAKCLLVLDLSECFIQKLPDCIGQLKQLRFLNAPRIQHQMIPNCMTELSELNYLNLSGSHNIPALPESIGDMKALMHLDLSGCVKIHELPVSFAELKQLVHLDLSHCSISEAEALGGLTKLQYLNLSGNKGHIRRLSKVTSNLIKLRYLNISGCKNTMVPESENEIARLDCVCTLFNLEHLDLSKNESYFCIPESIGNLMKLHTLDLLGCSRLKLPADLVVHASSDKFSSNISLLCLQVLTIYRLENVKSAEEARCIKLMQIQKIIELRFEWTVVPGRSVDDKEVLEKLLPPSSVQRLYISGYSSFSIPDWLMCIRQHLPNLSQLYLSDFPNCNNLPSLGQLSYLRELGFCRMESLEEWNTAYTRGKPVLDALTIDQCAKLMIKPCAPRATVLRIIDSDNVLSSWEESSSHRGASSSPITKLFVKNSKVPLHQWRLLHQLPALRSLTITGCSDLTTSPKIIQQLSSLVSLSFDQAELPRWLAELTSLQDLRLSECRGMTSLPQWLGKLTFLKKLQVTCCKGIGSLPDSIQQLTKLEHLIIRDCPTLVKWCESEENKMKLVHIRGIVPRSLMTQEEDTPKIIGAAPIHGTIVMDEVDPDVLYSAVMNMPGFAEESLLVALSQLMDNTAQGSAYMAMSEEDRVSWLINFLKKY; encoded by the exons ATGACTACAGCAAAGAATATACGGTTACATATCTTAGAAGAGATTACCAATGGATTCTCAGTGGACTCAAGAATAGGAAGGGGTGGGTATGGAGACGTTTACAAG GGAGTTTACAAAGGGGAAGTGATTGCTGTGAAGTTGCTTCATGATGATCCGGAGCAAGTACTTGATGACAGACAATTTCACAGTGAAGTTGTTAACCTTTTGAGGGTTGAGCATCCAAATATTGTGCGGTTGCGTGGTTATTGTTATGAAGCACAATATAAATATGTTGAACACGAGGGTAAGGACCGTCTGTGTAAACACATGTACAAAGTTCTCTGCTTTGAGTACATGCAGGGTGGAAGCCTAGACAAACATCTTCAAG CACAATCTTTTGCACCCAACTGGAGCACATGTTACAATATTATAAAGGGCATTTGTGAAGGTTTAAATTTCCTTCATGGATGCAAGCCACCAATTTTTCATCTTGATCTGAAGCCTGCCAATATATTACTAGACAGTTCCATGGCGCCTAAAGTGGCAGATTTTGGATTGTCAAGACTCTTCGGTCGATCATGCACTCATGTCACAGAAAAGATTATTGGAACCCA GAAGTACATGCCACCAGAGTTCATTAAATATGGCATCATCTCGCCTAAGAATGATGTATTTAGTTTAGGTGTCATTATCATAGAGATAATGACACAATCTATGTGCACTCATTATTCAGAAATGGGCGACGTCAAACAATTTATCCACGAG GTACATACCAATTGGAAGAATATGATAGAAGCCACATCGGAGTACCCATCAGCGGAATTACATCAAGTGCAGACGTGCATCGACACGGCAATGCATTGTGTGGATCCTGACAGAAACAGTCGACCCACTATGGCAGATGTCATGGATATCCTGAACAAGACAGGAATCCATATTCCCAAGAGACAG TTGACAGATGTGCTCCCTTGTCCGACACTTAGTCCCAATAATACAATGGCTAAAAGGTTGAAGACGGTGACAACTGAAGTGGACAATATCAAAAATGAAAACCAAAATTTCAATTGCATGCCAAAAGATATCTTCAACATTAATGGTCAGCAAGTTCTTGACAGGGAAACATCATCAGATGTGGAACAGACATTAATCATTGGAAGGActgaagaaaaacagaaaatattgtCTATTTTATCTGCGAGTATCGCAGAAGAGATGGTCATCCTTCCAATACATGGCATTGGAGGCATTGGCAAGACAACCTTGGCACAATTGGTATTCAATGACACACAGTTCCATGAATACTCTCGGGCATGGGTATATGTTTCCCAGAAATTAGACTTGAAAAAAATTGGCAACTCACTAATATCACAGTTATCAAAGGATACCAGCCATGTAGCTGATATGCAGATCATACATAGTCGTCTTGTAGAGCTACTTGCTGGTAAGAGGATCCTCATTGTTTTAGATGACTTGTGGGAGGAGGATCCATATAAGTTAGATAAATTGAAGGCTATGTTAAGGCTTGGCCGGGGACGCAAGGTGATTGTAGTAACCACACGCGATGAAGCCATTGCAAGTAAAATTTGTAGTACTGTTATGCCATACAAGCTAGAGTCTTTGACAGATGATATGTGCTGGACTATAATCAAACAAAAAAGTGACTTCAAAAGTCGAGTAGACAAAAAACAATTGAAGCAGATCGGAAAGGACATTGCAGAAAAATGTGGAGGCATGGCTTTAGCAGCTCAGTCACTTGGGTACATGTTGAGTGACATGACGTCTGACCAATGGGAGTCAGTGAGGGACAGTTATATCTGGAATTTGTCTAATTCGGAACATCCATCATTAAGAAATCATGAAGTCCTTGCGTCCTTGCATTTAAGCTATAGCCATATGCACGAACGCTTGCAGTCCTGCTTTTTGTATTGTGCAGTCTTTTCAAAAGGCCGCAATATAGTGAAGTCTGATCTAATTCACCAATGGATAGCTCTTGGATTCATTGGACCATCTAGGATACTTGATTCTATGCAGCTTTGCGAGAAATATGTTACACAACTTTTGGGGATGTCCTTCCTTGAAAATTCAATGGCATTTTCG AGTGATGGATTTTTTTTCGAAAAGAGTGATAGATGGCGGGACAGAACTGAGACATTGTTCGTGATGCATGACCTAGTGCATGATCTTGCAAGAGCGCTGTTGGCTGATAAAGTTAATGAAAAGGGCAATGCTGTGGGAAGCAATTGCCAATATGCATTACTCACAGATTGTAGCAAGCCATTGCAATTGTCCATGACTTCTCCTGAAAATATAAAGACGTTGCTTTTTCTGGACTGTGGCAAAATAGAGCTTCACGGCTGTGCATTTTCATCAGCCAAGTGCCTCCTTGTCTTAGATTTAAGTGAATGCTTTATTCAAAAGTTACCAGATTGTATTGGTCAATTGAAGCAGTTGAGATTTCTTAATGCTCCACGAATCCAACATCAAATGATTCCCAATTGTATGACCGAGCTCTCAGAGTTAAATTACCTCAAccttagtggctctcataatatCCCAGCATTGCCAGAGTCAATTGGTGATATGAAAGCTCTGATGCATCTTGACTTATCTGGTTGTGTTAAAATTCATGAACTCCCAGTATCATTCGCGGAGCTCAAGCAGCTGGTCCATCTGGATTTATCACACTGCAGTATTTCTGAAGCAGAAGCTTTGGGTGGTCTTACCAAACTTCAATATCTGAATTTATCAGGTAACAAGGGACATATCAGAAGGCTGTCAAAGGTCACTAGCAATCTAATTAAACTCAGGTATTTAAATATATCGGGGTGCAAGAACACCATGGTTCCGGAATCAGAAAACGAGATTGCCAGGCTTGACTGTGTCTGTACTCTTTTTAATCTAGAACATCTAGACTTGTCTAAGAATGAATCCTATTTTTGTATACCAGAAAGTATTGGTAACCTCATGAAGCTTCATACATTGGACCTCTTAGGCTGCTCCAGATTGAAGCTTCCTGCTGATCTTGTGGTGCATGCTTCAAGTGATAAATTTAGCAGCAATATCAgcctgctttgtcttcaagtgctgacgATATATAGACTCGAAAATGTGAAGTCTGCAGAAGAGGCACGATGTATAAAACTGATGCAGATACAAAAAATTATAGAGCTAAGATTTGAATGGACTGTCGTGCCTGGGAGGTCTGTGGATGACAAGGAGGTATTGGAAAAACTACTGCCACCAAGCAGTGTGCAGAGATTGTATATAAGTGGTTATAGCAGTTTCAGCATTCCTGATTGGCTTATGTGTATCAGGCAGCATCTCCCTAATCTTTCTCAGTTATATCTTTCTGATTTTCCTAATTGCAATAACCTACCATCACTTGGTCAGCTATCATACCTACGAGAGCTGGGTTTCTGCCGCATGGAGAGTTTGGAAGAGTGGAACACGGCATATACCAGGGGCAAGCCTGTGCTTGACGCGTTGACCATAGATCAATGTGCCAAGTTGATGATAAAACCATGTGCACCAAGAGCTACGGTTTTGCGGATAATAGATTCTGATAATGTGCTATCATCATGGGAAGAGAGCTCGTCACACCGTGGTGCTTCCTCTTCTCCAATAACAAAATTGTTTGTCAAAAACAGCAAGGTGCCCTTGCATCAGTGGAGGTTACTTCACCAACTCCCTGCCCTCCGTAGTTTAACTATCACCGGTTGCAGTGATCTGACCACCTCACCTAAGATCATCCAACAGCTATCCTCCCTGGTATCATTGTCCTTCGACCAGGCGGAATTGCCGAGATGGTTAGCTGAACTGACATCTCTTCAGGACCTAAGGCTGTCTGAGTGCAGAGGCATGACATCACTACCGCAGTGGTTAGGAAAACTTACCTTTCTCAAGAAATTGCAGGTCACATGCTGTAAGGGGATCGGGTCTTTGCCGGACAGCATACAACAACTGACTAAGCTTG